In Streptomyces longhuiensis, the following proteins share a genomic window:
- a CDS encoding pseudouridine synthase, with protein sequence MRSSSSGRNSSGNNGGSRGGNSGGRGSSGGGGRGGSGARGGSAGGGRGNYRGAGNDRDDKQGRPSKPRPEERRYDVSPADGGGAPRRGRGAAARGGAKGGPRTSQGTGARGGGRSGAPGTSREYDARQEERNRDRYAGRPDIKTPKTFPGAEQEGERLQKVLARAGYGSRRACEELVEQARVEVNGQIVLEQGLRVDPENDEIKVDGLTVATQSYQFFALNKPAGVVSTMEDPDGRQCLGDYTNNRETRLFHVGRLDTETEGIILLTNHGELAHRLTHPKYGVKKTYLAHIVGPIPRDLGKQLKDGIQLEDGYAKADHFRVVEQTGKNYLVEVTLHEGRKHIVRRMLAEAGFPVDKLVRVSFGPIALGDQKSGWLRRLSNTEVGMLMQEVDL encoded by the coding sequence ATGCGAAGCAGCAGCAGCGGCAGGAACAGCAGCGGAAACAACGGCGGGAGCCGTGGTGGCAACAGCGGCGGCCGCGGCAGCAGTGGCGGCGGTGGCCGCGGCGGCAGCGGTGCTCGCGGCGGCAGCGCCGGCGGCGGTCGCGGGAACTACCGCGGTGCCGGCAACGACCGTGACGACAAGCAGGGCCGGCCGAGCAAGCCGCGTCCCGAGGAGCGGCGCTACGACGTGAGCCCCGCCGACGGCGGCGGCGCACCGAGGCGGGGCCGGGGCGCGGCGGCGCGCGGCGGCGCCAAGGGCGGCCCCCGTACCTCCCAGGGCACCGGTGCCCGCGGCGGCGGCCGCAGCGGCGCCCCGGGGACCTCGCGGGAGTACGACGCCCGGCAGGAGGAGCGCAACCGCGACCGGTACGCGGGCAGGCCTGACATCAAGACCCCCAAGACCTTCCCGGGCGCCGAGCAGGAGGGCGAGCGGCTCCAGAAGGTGCTCGCGCGGGCCGGTTACGGCTCCCGGCGCGCCTGCGAGGAGCTCGTCGAGCAGGCTCGGGTCGAGGTCAACGGCCAGATCGTGCTCGAGCAGGGGCTGCGTGTCGACCCGGAGAACGACGAGATCAAGGTCGACGGTCTGACCGTGGCGACCCAGTCGTACCAGTTCTTCGCGCTGAACAAGCCGGCCGGTGTCGTCTCCACCATGGAGGACCCCGACGGCCGCCAGTGCCTGGGTGACTACACGAACAACCGCGAGACGCGGCTGTTCCACGTCGGGCGGCTCGACACCGAGACCGAGGGCATCATCCTGCTCACCAACCACGGAGAGCTGGCCCACCGCCTCACCCATCCCAAGTACGGCGTGAAGAAGACCTACCTCGCGCACATCGTGGGCCCGATCCCGCGCGACCTGGGCAAGCAGCTCAAGGACGGCATCCAGCTGGAGGACGGGTACGCGAAGGCGGACCACTTCCGCGTCGTCGAGCAGACCGGCAAGAACTACCTGGTCGAGGTCACCCTGCACGAGGGCCGCAAGCACATCGTGCGGCGCATGCTCGCGGAGGCCGGGTTCCCGGTCGACAAGCTGGTGCGGGTGTCCTTCGGGCCGATCGCTCTGGGCGACCAGAAGTCGGGCTGGCTGCGGCGTCTGTCCAACACCGAGGTCGGCATGCTGATGCAGGAGGTCGACCTCTAG
- the cmk gene encoding (d)CMP kinase produces METAATAASAAPAAVIVAIDGPSGTGKSSTSKAVAAQLGLSYLDTGAQYRAITWWMVNNGIDLTDPTAIAAVAGKAEIVSGTDPSEPTITVDGVDVAGPIRTTEVTSKVSAVSAVPEVRARITELQRSIAASAEPGIVVEGRDIGTTVLPDADLKIFLTASPEARAARRSGELKGADVKATQEALIKRDAADSSRKTSPLAKADDAVEVDTSELTLQQVIECVVTLIGEKRAAK; encoded by the coding sequence GTGGAAACCGCCGCAACCGCCGCAAGCGCCGCCCCGGCAGCAGTGATCGTCGCCATCGACGGCCCCTCCGGCACGGGCAAGTCGAGCACCTCCAAGGCCGTCGCCGCCCAGCTCGGGCTCAGCTACCTGGACACCGGTGCCCAGTACCGGGCGATCACCTGGTGGATGGTGAACAACGGCATAGACCTGACCGACCCGACGGCCATCGCCGCCGTGGCCGGCAAGGCCGAGATCGTCTCCGGCACCGACCCGTCCGAGCCGACGATCACGGTCGACGGCGTCGACGTCGCCGGTCCCATCCGCACCACCGAGGTCACCTCGAAGGTCAGCGCCGTCAGCGCCGTCCCCGAGGTGCGTGCCCGCATCACCGAGCTGCAGCGTTCCATCGCCGCCTCGGCCGAGCCGGGCATCGTCGTCGAGGGCCGTGACATCGGTACGACCGTCCTGCCCGACGCCGACCTGAAGATCTTCCTCACCGCGTCGCCGGAGGCCCGCGCGGCCCGCCGCAGCGGTGAGCTCAAGGGCGCCGACGTGAAGGCGACCCAGGAGGCCCTGATCAAGCGGGACGCCGCGGACTCCAGCCGCAAGACGTCCCCGCTGGCCAAGGCCGACGACGCCGTCGAGGTGGACACGTCCGAGCTCACGCTCCAGCAGGTCATCGAGTGCGTGGTCACCCTCATCGGGGAGAAGCGGGCGGCGAAGTGA
- a CDS encoding ADP-ribosylglycohydrolase family protein encodes MKKRAATGSLVGLALGDALGFPTEFNDVPSILAKFGPWRQMALPEPAIVTDDTQMTLALGRGLRTAMDRGVLAPLRMTRPVREEFIDWYQSPENNRAPGNTCLQACDLLTRGKPWREASRIGSKGCGANMRVAPVGLVPGLSDEQRAGAAQLQSGLTHGHPTALAASDLTAHAVHLLARGAEPAGLVGMLRSYAYENRQKYHVPWLGDLWTHAADPSPEHFIARGWDDCLAALERLQEALRSPSPETDPCLATGAGWIAEEALATGLLCFLLFVDEPVTALRRAACTSGDSDSIACLTGAFAGAHLGDEAWPTDWSERIEYRSDLLSLGALWDA; translated from the coding sequence ATGAAGAAGCGTGCGGCGACCGGCTCCCTCGTCGGGCTCGCCCTGGGGGACGCCCTCGGCTTCCCGACCGAGTTCAACGACGTGCCGTCGATCCTCGCCAAGTTCGGGCCGTGGCGGCAGATGGCCCTGCCCGAGCCTGCGATCGTCACCGACGACACCCAGATGACGCTCGCCCTGGGGCGCGGCCTGCGCACCGCGATGGACCGCGGCGTGCTCGCGCCGCTGCGCATGACGCGGCCCGTGCGCGAGGAGTTCATCGACTGGTATCAGTCCCCGGAGAACAACCGGGCTCCCGGCAACACCTGCCTCCAGGCCTGCGACCTCCTCACGCGCGGCAAGCCCTGGCGGGAGGCCAGCCGCATCGGGTCGAAGGGCTGCGGCGCCAACATGCGCGTCGCGCCGGTCGGCCTGGTTCCCGGCCTCAGCGACGAACAGCGCGCGGGCGCCGCCCAGTTGCAGTCCGGGCTCACCCACGGACACCCCACGGCCCTCGCCGCGTCCGACCTCACCGCGCATGCCGTCCACCTCCTCGCCCGGGGCGCCGAGCCGGCCGGACTCGTCGGCATGCTGCGCTCGTACGCGTACGAGAACCGGCAGAAGTACCACGTGCCGTGGCTCGGCGACCTGTGGACGCACGCAGCCGACCCGAGCCCGGAGCACTTCATCGCGCGCGGCTGGGACGACTGCCTGGCCGCGCTCGAACGGCTCCAGGAGGCGCTGCGCTCGCCGTCGCCCGAGACCGACCCGTGCCTGGCCACCGGGGCGGGCTGGATCGCCGAGGAGGCCCTCGCCACGGGCCTGCTCTGTTTCCTGCTCTTCGTCGACGAACCCGTCACCGCCCTGCGCCGCGCCGCCTGCACCTCGGGCGACTCGGACTCGATCGCCTGCCTCACGGGGGCGTTCGCCGGGGCCCACCTGGGCGACGAGGCGTGGCCGACGGACTGGTCGGAACGGATCGAGTACCGCAGCGACCTGCTGTCGCTCGGGGCGCTCTGGGACGCGTGA
- the aroH gene encoding chorismate mutase, whose amino-acid sequence MAVRAVRGAVQLERDEAGHMDEQVSELLTAILERNGLTSDDLISIWFTATPDLHSDFPAAAARKLGIVDVPLICAQELDIEGALPRVVRVLAHIESELPKSGVAHVYLGAAAALRKDIAQ is encoded by the coding sequence GTGGCGGTACGAGCGGTCCGGGGCGCCGTCCAACTGGAACGGGACGAAGCCGGACACATGGACGAGCAGGTCAGCGAGCTGCTCACCGCCATCCTTGAGCGGAACGGGCTGACCTCCGACGACCTGATCTCGATCTGGTTCACGGCCACCCCCGATCTGCACTCCGACTTCCCGGCCGCCGCCGCCCGCAAGCTGGGCATCGTCGACGTGCCGCTGATCTGCGCGCAGGAACTCGACATCGAGGGAGCGCTGCCGCGCGTCGTCCGCGTCCTCGCCCACATCGAGTCCGAGCTGCCGAAGTCCGGGGTCGCGCACGTGTACCTCGGCGCCGCCGCCGCCCTGCGCAAGGACATCGCCCAGTGA
- a CDS encoding prephenate dehydrogenase, translating into MRTALVIGTGLIGTSAAQALASRGVHVHLADHDPAQARTAAALGAGTDEAPEGPVDLCVVAVPPAHVATTLADAMRRGVARGYLDVASVKGGPRRELEALGLDLSPYIGTHPMSGRERSGPLAATADLFEGRPWVLTPTRDTDTEVLNLALELVALCRAVPVVMDADAHDRAVALVSHMPHLVSSMVAARLEHAEEAAVRLCGQGIRDVTRIAGSDPGMWIDILSANPGPVADLLSAVSADLDETVGALRSLQSSDEAKRGEGATGIEEVLRRGNAGQVRVPGKHGAAPASYDTVAVLISDQPGELARIFADAGAAGVNVEDVRIEHATGQQAGFVQLMVQPAAAPKLTAALRDRGWAMRQ; encoded by the coding sequence GTGAGAACCGCCCTCGTCATCGGCACCGGCCTCATCGGCACCTCCGCGGCCCAGGCGCTCGCCTCGCGCGGTGTGCACGTGCACCTCGCCGACCACGACCCGGCGCAGGCCCGCACCGCCGCCGCGCTCGGCGCGGGCACCGACGAGGCGCCCGAGGGACCCGTGGACCTCTGTGTGGTGGCCGTGCCGCCCGCACACGTCGCGACGACCCTGGCCGACGCGATGCGGCGCGGGGTGGCCCGCGGATACCTGGACGTCGCCAGCGTCAAGGGCGGCCCGCGCCGCGAGCTGGAGGCCCTCGGCCTCGACCTCAGCCCCTACATCGGTACGCACCCCATGTCGGGCCGCGAGCGCAGCGGGCCCCTGGCGGCCACCGCCGATCTCTTCGAGGGCCGCCCCTGGGTGCTGACGCCCACCCGCGACACCGACACCGAGGTCCTGAACCTCGCCCTGGAACTGGTCGCGCTGTGCCGGGCCGTCCCCGTCGTCATGGACGCGGACGCCCACGACCGCGCCGTCGCCCTCGTCTCCCACATGCCGCACCTGGTCTCCAGCATGGTCGCGGCCCGCCTGGAGCACGCCGAGGAGGCGGCCGTACGCCTGTGCGGCCAGGGCATCCGGGACGTGACGCGCATCGCGGGCTCCGACCCCGGCATGTGGATCGACATCCTCTCCGCGAACCCCGGCCCGGTCGCCGACCTGCTCTCCGCGGTCTCCGCCGACCTCGACGAGACGGTGGGCGCCCTGCGCTCCCTGCAGTCCTCGGACGAGGCGAAGCGCGGCGAGGGCGCCACCGGCATCGAGGAAGTCCTGCGCCGCGGGAACGCGGGCCAGGTCCGCGTCCCCGGAAAGCACGGCGCGGCCCCGGCGTCGTACGACACCGTGGCGGTCCTCATCTCCGACCAGCCGGGCGAGCTGGCCCGGATCTTCGCCGACGCGGGCGCCGCGGGCGTCAACGTGGAGGACGTCCGCATCGAGCACGCGACCGGCCAGCAGGCGGGCTTCGTCCAGCTGATGGTCCAGCCGGCGGCGGCCCCGAAGCTGACGGCGGCACTGCGCGACCGGGGCTGGGCGATGCGCCAGTAG
- a CDS encoding YidB family protein → MAGDNDLGSLLSGLLGDKAGGSAGGVLTSLLAAFTQGQSGSAGGNPLGGLLEALAKSGLGGQAQSWVGTGSNEQLTPDQVKEALPDATLQKVAAESGVSPEQAANDIASALPTAVDKLTPEGEVPGLSLDELVKQQKF, encoded by the coding sequence ATGGCGGGTGACAACGATCTGGGAAGCCTGCTCAGCGGCCTCCTCGGCGACAAGGCGGGCGGTTCGGCCGGCGGGGTCCTCACCTCGCTCCTGGCGGCGTTCACCCAGGGCCAGAGCGGCTCCGCGGGCGGCAACCCGCTGGGCGGCCTCCTGGAGGCGCTCGCCAAGTCGGGCCTCGGCGGGCAGGCGCAGTCCTGGGTCGGCACCGGCTCGAACGAGCAGCTGACCCCGGACCAGGTCAAGGAGGCCCTGCCCGACGCCACGCTGCAGAAGGTCGCGGCGGAGTCGGGCGTCAGCCCCGAGCAGGCGGCGAACGACATCGCGAGCGCCCTGCCCACGGCCGTGGACAAGCTGACCCCGGAGGGCGAGGTGCCGGGCCTCTCGCTCGACGAGCTGGTCAAGCAGCAGAAGTTCTGA
- a CDS encoding nucleotidyltransferase domain-containing protein produces MTEALDLVRDHTIYSCVMGSRAFGLATDGSDTDRRGVFVAPTPMFWRFEKPPTHVDGPADEQFSWELERFCELALRANPNILECLHSPLVEHVTDTGRELLALREAFLSRQVHATFTGYAMGQRKKLDADVRQYGAPRWKHAMHLLRLLAACRDLLRTGRLTLDVGEDREALLAVKRGEVSWDDVVVRMARLAAEAEEEATRTPLPAEPDRARVADFLFEVRRASALQAEPYDEIVQGVVRGRGVR; encoded by the coding sequence ATGACAGAGGCCCTGGACCTGGTGCGCGACCACACGATCTACTCCTGCGTGATGGGGTCGCGGGCGTTCGGCCTGGCCACGGACGGCAGCGACACCGACCGCCGGGGCGTGTTCGTGGCGCCGACGCCGATGTTCTGGCGCTTCGAGAAGCCGCCGACGCATGTGGACGGTCCGGCGGACGAGCAGTTCTCCTGGGAGCTGGAGCGCTTCTGCGAGCTCGCTCTGCGGGCCAATCCGAACATCCTGGAGTGCCTGCACTCGCCGCTCGTCGAGCACGTCACCGACACGGGCCGCGAACTGCTCGCCCTGCGCGAGGCGTTCCTGTCCCGGCAGGTCCACGCCACGTTCACCGGCTACGCCATGGGCCAGCGCAAGAAGCTCGACGCGGATGTCCGCCAGTACGGCGCCCCGCGCTGGAAGCACGCGATGCATCTCCTGCGCCTCCTCGCCGCCTGCCGCGACCTGCTCCGCACCGGCCGGCTGACCCTCGACGTGGGCGAGGACCGTGAGGCGCTGCTCGCGGTGAAGCGGGGCGAGGTCTCCTGGGACGACGTGGTGGTCCGGATGGCTCGCCTGGCCGCCGAGGCGGAGGAGGAGGCCACCCGCACCCCACTGCCGGCCGAGCCGGACCGGGCGCGAGTGGCGGACTTCCTTTTCGAGGTGCGCCGGGCGTCAGCCCTTCAGGCGGAGCCGTACGACGAGATCGTGCAGGGCGTCGTGCGCGGTCGGGGCGTCCGGTAA
- the scpB gene encoding SMC-Scp complex subunit ScpB, which translates to MTGTSGQETVAGADRVAELELGPALEAVLMVVDEPATEEHLAKILDRPRRAVADALRALADEYTVQGRGFELRLVAGGWRFYTRPQYAAAVERFVLDGQQARLTQAALETLAVVAYRQPVSRSRVSAVRGVNCDGVMRTLLQRGLVEEAGAEPETSAILYRTTNYFLERMGLRGLDELPELAPFLPEADAIEAETQEGVPSFDPDAPDAPGYEDADD; encoded by the coding sequence ATGACGGGCACGAGTGGGCAGGAAACCGTCGCCGGGGCCGACCGGGTCGCCGAGCTGGAACTCGGGCCGGCCCTGGAGGCCGTACTGATGGTCGTCGACGAGCCCGCGACCGAGGAGCACCTCGCGAAGATCCTGGACCGGCCGCGCAGGGCCGTGGCGGACGCCCTGCGGGCCCTGGCGGACGAGTACACGGTCCAGGGCCGCGGATTCGAGCTGAGGCTCGTGGCGGGCGGCTGGCGGTTCTACACCCGGCCGCAGTACGCGGCGGCGGTCGAACGCTTCGTGCTCGACGGGCAGCAGGCCCGGCTCACCCAGGCGGCTCTGGAGACCCTCGCGGTCGTCGCGTACCGCCAGCCGGTGAGCCGGTCGCGGGTCTCCGCCGTGCGCGGAGTGAACTGTGACGGTGTGATGCGGACCCTCCTCCAGAGGGGCCTCGTCGAGGAGGCGGGCGCGGAACCCGAAACAAGTGCGATCCTGTACAGGACGACGAACTACTTTCTGGAGCGGATGGGCCTGCGAGGCCTGGACGAGCTCCCGGAACTCGCGCCCTTCCTTCCGGAGGCGGACGCGATCGAGGCCGAGACGCAGGAAGGGGTCCCGTCGTTCGACCCGGACGCACCCGATGCGCCGGGTTACGAGGACGCAGACGACTAG
- a CDS encoding nucleotidyltransferase domain-containing protein, whose amino-acid sequence MTADGAMTAEEAMTTGESMATYGSRAAYGSLTACDEGALRAAGVPDAELGGIVAGQADPLLFATVSGAHLYGFPSRDSDIDLRGVHLLPAEALLGLRDPEETRTRMWDTDGLEMDLVTHDLRKFVRLLLRRNGYVLEQLLSPLVVHTTDAHGELAALAPGVLTSHHAHHYRGFAHTQWRLFDRTRELKPLLYTFRALLTGVLLMRSGEVQAHLPTLLGELEAPAYLPDLIAAKAEAEHGAADIDHARVAADVEALHTVLDAAQERSALPDAPTAHDALHDLVVRLRLKG is encoded by the coding sequence ATGACAGCAGACGGAGCCATGACGGCAGAAGAAGCCATGACGACGGGGGAATCCATGGCGACGTACGGATCCCGTGCGGCCTACGGGTCCCTTACGGCGTGCGACGAGGGGGCGCTGCGTGCCGCGGGTGTGCCCGACGCGGAGCTCGGGGGGATCGTCGCCGGGCAGGCGGACCCGCTGCTGTTCGCGACGGTCTCCGGGGCGCACCTCTACGGGTTCCCCTCCAGGGACTCCGACATCGACCTGCGCGGTGTCCACCTGCTGCCCGCCGAGGCGCTCCTCGGGCTGCGCGACCCGGAGGAGACCCGCACCCGGATGTGGGACACCGACGGTCTCGAGATGGACCTCGTCACCCATGACCTGCGCAAGTTCGTCCGCCTGCTGCTCCGGCGCAACGGTTACGTGCTGGAGCAGCTGCTGTCCCCGCTCGTCGTGCACACCACCGACGCCCACGGCGAACTCGCGGCGCTCGCGCCCGGCGTCCTCACCTCGCACCACGCCCACCACTACCGGGGATTCGCCCACACACAGTGGCGCCTGTTCGACAGGACGCGGGAGCTGAAGCCGCTGCTGTACACCTTCCGGGCGCTGCTCACCGGTGTCCTCCTGATGCGCTCGGGCGAGGTGCAGGCCCATCTGCCCACGCTCCTGGGCGAGTTGGAGGCGCCGGCGTATCTGCCGGATCTCATCGCCGCGAAGGCGGAGGCCGAGCACGGGGCGGCCGACATCGACCACGCGCGCGTGGCCGCCGATGTGGAGGCGCTGCACACGGTCCTCGACGCGGCGCAGGAGCGCTCAGCGTTACCGGACGCCCCGACCGCGCACGACGCCCTGCACGATCTCGTCGTACGGCTCCGCCTGAAGGGCTGA
- a CDS encoding lysophospholipid acyltransferase family protein — protein MYGLWKPRVLGAWKVPATGPVILAVNHAHNVDGPMVMGVAPRPTHFLIKKEAFVGPLGTFLGAIGQVEVDRSTADRTAITRALSVLDEGGVLGIFPEGTRGGGDFASLRAGLAYFAVRSGAPIVPVAVLGSTNKRSRLIKALPPLRSRVDVVFGDPFPAGDGSGRRTRKALDEATVRIQERLTAHLENARRLTGH, from the coding sequence ATGTACGGGCTGTGGAAGCCCCGCGTCCTCGGCGCCTGGAAGGTCCCCGCGACCGGTCCGGTGATCCTGGCCGTCAATCACGCGCACAACGTCGACGGGCCGATGGTCATGGGCGTCGCGCCCCGGCCGACGCACTTCCTGATCAAGAAGGAAGCCTTCGTCGGACCGCTCGGCACGTTCCTGGGCGCCATCGGTCAGGTCGAGGTGGACCGCTCCACTGCGGACCGTACGGCGATCACGCGTGCGCTGAGCGTGCTCGACGAGGGGGGAGTCCTCGGGATCTTCCCGGAGGGCACCCGAGGGGGCGGCGACTTCGCCTCCTTGCGGGCCGGCCTCGCGTACTTCGCGGTGCGCAGCGGGGCGCCGATCGTGCCCGTGGCGGTCCTGGGAAGCACGAACAAGCGCAGCCGGCTGATAAAGGCGCTGCCGCCGCTGCGCAGCCGCGTCGACGTCGTCTTCGGGGACCCGTTCCCGGCGGGCGACGGCAGCGGGCGGCGTACGCGCAAGGCGCTGGACGAGGCGACCGTGCGCATCCAGGAGCGGCTCACCGCCCACCTGGAAAACGCCAGGCGCCTCACCGGGCACTGA
- the der gene encoding ribosome biogenesis GTPase Der, with the protein MNDQIQPEGSAEHEHGALGDAEYAEFMELAAVEGFDIEDVEGAIEEAGHGPLPALAVVGRPNVGKSTLVNRIIGRREAVVEDKPGVTRDRVSYEAEWAGRRFRLVDTGGWEQDVLGIDASVAAQAEYAIETADAVVFVVDATVGPTDTDLAVVRLLRKAGKPVVLCANKVDGPSGEADATALWSLGLGEPYPVSALHGRGTGDMLDAVIEALPDAPAQTFGTAIGGPRRVALIGRPNVGKSSLLNKVANEDRVVVNELAGTTRDPVDELIELGGKTWKFVDTAGIRKRVHLQQGADYYASLRTAAAVEKAEVAVILIDSSESISIQDQRIVTMAVEAGRAIVVAYNKWDTLDEERRYYLEREIETELAQVAWAPRVNVSAATGRHMEKLVPAIETALDGWETRVPTGRLNAFLGELVASHPHPIRGGKQPRILFGTQAGTKPPRFVLFASGFIEHGYRRFVERRLREEFGFEGTPIHISVRVREKRGRKK; encoded by the coding sequence ATGAACGACCAGATCCAGCCGGAGGGCTCGGCCGAGCACGAGCACGGGGCCCTTGGCGACGCGGAGTACGCGGAGTTCATGGAGCTCGCCGCGGTAGAGGGCTTCGACATCGAGGACGTCGAGGGCGCGATCGAGGAGGCGGGCCACGGCCCGCTGCCCGCGCTCGCCGTCGTCGGCCGCCCCAATGTCGGCAAGTCGACCCTGGTGAACCGCATCATCGGCCGCCGCGAGGCCGTCGTCGAGGACAAGCCGGGCGTCACCCGCGACCGTGTCTCGTACGAGGCCGAGTGGGCGGGCCGTCGCTTCCGGCTCGTCGACACGGGCGGCTGGGAGCAGGACGTCCTCGGCATCGACGCGTCCGTGGCCGCGCAGGCCGAGTACGCGATCGAGACCGCCGACGCCGTCGTCTTCGTCGTCGACGCCACGGTCGGCCCCACCGACACCGACCTGGCGGTCGTCCGGCTGCTGCGCAAGGCCGGCAAGCCGGTCGTGCTCTGCGCCAACAAGGTGGACGGGCCGAGCGGAGAGGCGGACGCCACCGCCCTGTGGTCCCTCGGTCTCGGCGAGCCGTACCCGGTGTCGGCTCTGCACGGCCGCGGCACCGGCGACATGCTGGACGCCGTCATCGAGGCGCTGCCCGACGCTCCGGCGCAGACCTTCGGCACCGCGATCGGCGGCCCCCGCCGCGTCGCCCTCATCGGCCGCCCGAACGTGGGCAAGTCCTCCCTCCTGAACAAGGTGGCGAACGAGGACCGCGTCGTCGTGAACGAGCTGGCGGGCACCACCCGCGACCCGGTCGACGAGCTCATCGAGCTCGGCGGCAAGACCTGGAAGTTCGTCGACACGGCGGGCATCCGCAAGCGGGTCCACCTCCAGCAGGGCGCCGACTACTACGCGTCCCTGCGCACCGCCGCCGCAGTCGAGAAGGCGGAGGTCGCGGTCATCCTGATCGACTCGTCCGAGTCGATCTCGATCCAGGACCAGCGCATCGTGACGATGGCCGTCGAGGCGGGCCGCGCGATCGTCGTCGCGTACAACAAGTGGGACACGCTCGACGAGGAGCGGCGCTACTACCTGGAGCGCGAGATCGAGACGGAGCTCGCGCAGGTCGCGTGGGCGCCCCGGGTGAACGTGTCGGCGGCGACCGGCCGTCACATGGAGAAGCTCGTCCCCGCGATCGAGACGGCCCTCGACGGCTGGGAGACGCGCGTTCCGACGGGCCGGCTCAACGCGTTCCTGGGTGAGCTGGTGGCCTCGCACCCGCATCCGATCCGCGGTGGCAAGCAGCCCCGCATCCTCTTCGGTACGCAGGCCGGCACGAAGCCGCCGCGGTTCGTGCTCTTCGCCTCGGGCTTCATCGAGCACGGCTACCGCCGGTTCGTGGAGCGGCGCCTCCGCGAGGAGTTCGGTTTCGAGGGGACGCCGATCCACATTTCGGTCCGGGTGCGCGAGAAGCGCGGCCGCAAGAAGTGA
- a CDS encoding NUDIX hydrolase — MCVQGYDKYAFEPFAVTVDLAVFTIRDGALRVLLVERGQDPYAGRLALPGGFVLPDESAETAAARELAEETGLSDVTGLHLEQLRTYSDPDRDPRMRVVSVAFAALVPDPPEVRGGGDAARADWLPYGSGAYGPLAFDHDRILADAHERVGAGIENTCLATAFCPPEFTLGELRGVYEAVWGAGLDPANFRRKVLATPGFVEPVHGAARLTGGRGKPAALYKAGPATALHPPLLRPPAEGRPS, encoded by the coding sequence GTGTGCGTGCAGGGCTATGACAAGTACGCCTTCGAGCCCTTCGCCGTCACCGTCGATCTGGCCGTCTTCACGATCCGGGACGGCGCGCTGAGGGTGCTGCTCGTCGAGCGGGGGCAGGACCCGTACGCGGGACGCCTGGCGCTGCCCGGCGGCTTCGTCCTGCCCGACGAGTCGGCGGAGACGGCGGCGGCGCGCGAACTGGCCGAGGAGACCGGCCTGTCCGACGTCACCGGGCTGCACCTGGAACAGTTGCGCACCTACAGCGACCCGGACCGCGACCCCCGGATGCGGGTCGTCTCCGTCGCGTTCGCGGCCCTCGTGCCCGACCCTCCCGAGGTGCGCGGGGGCGGTGACGCAGCCCGCGCGGACTGGCTGCCGTACGGCTCGGGCGCGTACGGGCCGCTCGCCTTCGACCACGACCGGATCCTCGCCGACGCGCACGAACGCGTCGGCGCCGGCATCGAGAACACCTGCCTGGCCACGGCCTTCTGCCCGCCCGAGTTCACCCTCGGCGAGCTGCGGGGGGTCTACGAAGCGGTGTGGGGCGCCGGGCTCGACCCCGCGAACTTCCGGCGCAAGGTCCTCGCCACCCCCGGCTTCGTCGAACCGGTGCACGGCGCCGCCCGGCTCACCGGCGGCCGCGGCAAGCCCGCCGCGCTCTACAAGGCAGGGCCCGCCACCGCACTGCACCCGCCCCTGCTCAGGCCCCCCGCGGAAGGACGACCCTCATGA